Genomic segment of Gammaproteobacteria bacterium:
CAGGCTGGCCCGGACCGATCCTGAAGCCTTTGAACAACAAAGAGAAAAAGTACTGCGCGCGGTCATCAATGAGGCGCCGCCCCATATGCGGCGGCGCCTTGCCGGCGTGCAATGGCGGGTGGACATGGAACGCCGGCGCAGTAACAGCCCCCTGGCAGCCTGTGTGCGCACTTTCACCATGATGTGGGATTCGGTCTATGCCGAGGGGGGCCTGGTTGATGCCTTGCAGGCCCTGCGCAACCGCCAGCCCCCGCGTTGTAAACGCCCTGCCCAGCTCATCGAATTTCCCCGGGCCCGCCCACCCAAACCCGACCGGTTGCTGGCAGACTGAGCGCTACAACCACTGACCCGACCAGGCGCGCCGCAAGCGCCGCC
This window contains:
- a CDS encoding DUF3135 domain-containing protein; protein product: MRDSNAPDFDFDGWARLARTDPEAFEQQREKVLRAVINEAPPHMRRRLAGVQWRVDMERRRSNSPLAACVRTFTMMWDSVYAEGGLVDALQALRNRQPPRCKRPAQLIEFPRARPPKPDRLLAD